A window from Rhinolophus sinicus isolate RSC01 linkage group LG01, ASM3656204v1, whole genome shotgun sequence encodes these proteins:
- the LYPD1 gene encoding ly6/PLAUR domain-containing protein 1 isoform X2, with protein MKLFPQKWMLPRDLRDGWERCRIGGGGTKALGRAGQRAPVPPAARLGHKEGERKKRSTVAFTSSTQGFALQIQCYQCEEFQLNNDCSSPEFIVNCTVNVQDMCQKEVMEQSAELSSLQKETLYLLVVTNLETSNLLSVSMDLPLPDTSYKWNHTICGLL; from the exons ATGAAACTATTTCCACAGAAATGGATGCTCCCTAGGGATTTGAGGGACGGGTGGGAACGTTGCAGGATCGGAGGCGGGGGCACGAAGGCGCTTGGGCGAGCGGGCCAACGGGCTCCGGTACCACCTGCTGCAAGGCTTGGCCACAAGGAAGGCGAACGTAAGAAGCGTAGCACGGTGGCGTTTACAAGCAGTACTCAAG GCTTCGCGCTGCAAATCCAGTGTTACCAGTGTGAAGAATTCCAGTTGAACAACGACTGCTCCTCCCCGGAGTTCATCGTGAATTGCACCGTTAATGTTCAAGACATGTGTCAGAAAGAAGTGATGGAGCAAAGTGCGG AactttcatcactccaaaaagaaacactGTACCTGTTAGTGGTCACTAATCTGGAAACctccaatctactttctgtctctatggatttgcctcttccggacacttcatataaatggaatcatacaatatgtggccttttgtga